Proteins from a single region of bacterium BMS3Abin02:
- the yrrK gene encoding putative Holliday junction resolvase, with amino-acid sequence MGRILALDYGSARIGVAISDALRITAQPLAVVAAEEFEERLRELVTDRDVDLVVVGLPTSLDGSEGPSAAGARRLAERAGAITGVDIEMVDERFTTTAAERVLIEGNVRRRRRREVVDKVAAAVILQGYLETLR; translated from the coding sequence ATGGGTCGTATCCTTGCCTTGGATTACGGAAGCGCCAGGATCGGCGTGGCGATCTCCGATGCTCTGCGAATCACCGCACAGCCTCTTGCCGTGGTTGCGGCGGAAGAGTTCGAAGAACGACTCCGAGAACTGGTCACGGATCGTGACGTTGACCTCGTCGTCGTCGGGCTGCCGACATCCCTCGACGGTTCCGAGGGGCCGTCGGCCGCCGGGGCGCGGCGGCTTGCCGAGCGTGCCGGGGCGATTACCGGGGTCGACATCGAAATGGTCGACGAGCGGTTCACCACGACGGCCGCCGAGCGTGTGCTCATCGAAGGGAACGTCCGTCGTCGCCGCCGTAGGGAGGTCGTCGACAAAGTCGCCGCGGCCGTGATCTTGCAGGGTTATCTGGAGACCCTGCGATGA
- the alaS_2 gene encoding alanine--tRNA ligase, translating into MDSTHIRSSFLRFFEERDHVVRPSASLIPVDPTLLLTNAGMVPFKPYFLGEEPAPFPRAVSVQKSFRTVDIDIIGTTARHFTFFEMLGNFSFGDYFKEKAIPYAYELVTELFGIDPELLWFTVYETDDEAAEIWIDGVGVPPHRVQRRGKDNFWQMGVPGPAGPCSEIFYDRGPRYGADGGPAVDEERFIEIWNLVFMQNVQDRPYHVIGDLPAKSIDTGMGLERVAMVLQGKETVFDIDTVRPVLAVAERHAGVEYGHDPLTDVSLRVLADHGRSMTVLIADGVVPSNEGRGYVLRRVLRRAVRHAWTLGGKGAVTPKLVEATIEVLAGGYPELLDKKSFIQDVVTREEERFRHTLASGHNLLDQALTTLQPGDRLPGSVAFKLHDTYGFPVELTTEIAGEQGVDVDLEAFESEMAEQRARARSAWRGGEKAGGTDSYRRLLDRVGPSEFLGYGDLIARATVVAVVRDGESLEGAGQGETVEVFLDRTPFYAESGGQVGDKGLLEGEGVQCVVFDTQPAVPGLTSHHVKVTKGRLRVGQHIEAMVDSTRREAISKSHTGTHILHWSLREVLGEHVHQAGSLNEAGRLRFDFSHFGALSQEEFSEVERLANEQVIANSAVRTFTTSMDEARSLGALAFFGDKYGDVVRVVEIGGFSKELCGGTHTTTAGQIGPLIILGESSIGSNLRRVEAYSGDNAYEYLAGLRRRLGETGQMLRSKPEEVPLRVRQLLDRTRHLEEELSTLRAKLEAEEAQALAADATEIAGVKVVVTAREETPPERLRALALEIRDRLGSGVVVVGSNYGGKGALVGVVSKDLVARGVSASELILPGARKLGGGGSRDPELAQAGGPKGGELAAALDAVREATGVALTGL; encoded by the coding sequence ATGGACTCCACACACATACGCTCATCGTTTCTGCGCTTCTTTGAAGAGAGAGACCATGTCGTTCGTCCCTCGGCGTCGCTGATTCCCGTCGATCCCACCCTCCTGCTCACCAACGCCGGCATGGTTCCGTTCAAACCCTATTTCCTCGGGGAGGAACCGGCGCCGTTCCCGAGAGCGGTGTCGGTGCAGAAGAGCTTCCGGACAGTCGATATCGACATCATCGGCACGACGGCGCGTCACTTCACATTCTTCGAGATGCTGGGGAACTTCAGCTTTGGCGATTACTTCAAGGAGAAGGCGATCCCCTACGCATACGAACTCGTCACCGAGCTGTTCGGCATCGACCCGGAGCTGCTGTGGTTCACGGTGTACGAGACGGATGACGAGGCTGCCGAGATCTGGATCGACGGCGTGGGCGTCCCCCCACACAGGGTGCAGCGCCGGGGAAAGGACAACTTCTGGCAGATGGGCGTGCCAGGTCCCGCCGGGCCGTGTTCGGAGATCTTCTACGATCGTGGTCCCCGTTATGGTGCAGACGGCGGTCCGGCGGTGGACGAAGAGCGCTTCATCGAGATTTGGAACCTCGTGTTCATGCAGAACGTCCAGGATCGGCCGTATCACGTCATCGGAGACCTTCCGGCCAAGAGCATCGACACCGGCATGGGACTCGAACGCGTGGCGATGGTGTTGCAGGGCAAGGAGACCGTCTTCGACATCGATACGGTTCGGCCGGTTCTCGCGGTGGCGGAACGCCATGCCGGAGTCGAGTACGGCCACGACCCTCTCACGGACGTGTCTCTGCGGGTGCTGGCCGATCACGGCAGATCGATGACGGTTCTCATCGCAGACGGAGTCGTACCCTCGAACGAAGGTCGCGGTTATGTGCTGCGCCGGGTCCTCCGAAGGGCGGTGCGCCACGCGTGGACACTCGGCGGAAAGGGGGCCGTGACCCCCAAGCTCGTCGAAGCGACGATCGAGGTCCTCGCCGGGGGCTATCCGGAGCTGCTCGACAAGAAGAGCTTCATCCAGGACGTCGTCACCCGGGAAGAAGAGCGGTTTCGTCACACACTCGCCTCGGGTCACAATCTGCTCGATCAGGCACTCACGACCCTGCAACCCGGAGACCGCCTCCCTGGCTCGGTGGCGTTCAAGCTGCACGACACATACGGCTTTCCCGTCGAGCTCACGACCGAGATTGCGGGAGAGCAGGGCGTCGATGTGGACCTTGAAGCGTTCGAGAGCGAGATGGCCGAACAGCGGGCCAGGGCGCGGTCCGCCTGGCGTGGCGGCGAAAAGGCCGGCGGCACCGACTCCTACCGGCGGCTCCTCGACAGGGTCGGACCGTCCGAGTTTCTCGGGTACGGCGACCTGATCGCACGTGCCACGGTGGTAGCCGTTGTCAGAGACGGCGAGTCTCTGGAGGGCGCGGGGCAAGGTGAGACCGTCGAGGTATTCCTCGATCGGACACCGTTCTACGCGGAATCCGGGGGGCAGGTGGGCGACAAGGGCCTTCTCGAGGGCGAAGGCGTCCAATGTGTGGTCTTCGATACGCAGCCGGCCGTACCCGGGCTCACGTCGCACCACGTCAAAGTGACGAAGGGCCGCCTCCGGGTGGGTCAGCACATCGAGGCGATGGTGGACTCGACACGGCGTGAGGCAATCTCCAAGAGCCACACCGGGACTCACATCCTGCACTGGTCGCTGCGCGAGGTGCTCGGTGAGCATGTCCATCAGGCAGGATCGCTGAACGAGGCCGGACGCCTCCGGTTCGACTTCAGCCACTTCGGCGCTCTGTCGCAAGAGGAGTTCTCCGAGGTTGAGCGACTTGCGAACGAGCAGGTGATCGCCAACTCGGCCGTGCGCACGTTCACGACCAGCATGGACGAAGCTCGGAGCCTCGGGGCGTTGGCGTTCTTCGGCGACAAGTACGGAGATGTCGTCCGTGTGGTCGAGATCGGTGGTTTCTCGAAGGAACTATGCGGTGGCACGCACACCACGACCGCAGGTCAGATCGGTCCGCTCATCATCCTGGGCGAGTCGTCGATCGGCTCGAACCTGCGCCGCGTGGAGGCATACTCGGGTGACAACGCCTACGAGTATCTGGCCGGACTACGGCGGCGCCTGGGCGAGACGGGCCAGATGCTGAGGTCCAAACCGGAAGAGGTCCCGTTGCGGGTCAGGCAGCTGCTGGATCGGACGCGACATCTCGAGGAAGAGCTTTCCACGCTGCGCGCAAAACTGGAAGCGGAGGAAGCCCAGGCCCTCGCGGCGGACGCCACGGAGATCGCAGGAGTGAAGGTCGTGGTGACCGCCCGGGAGGAGACTCCTCCTGAGCGGCTGCGGGCCCTGGCGTTGGAGATTCGGGACCGTCTGGGCAGCGGAGTCGTCGTTGTCGGCAGCAATTACGGTGGCAAGGGAGCGCTCGTCGGTGTCGTCAGCAAGGATCTCGTCGCACGGGGTGTTTCGGCGTCCGAACTCATCCTGCCGGGCGCTCGCAAGCTCGGTGGCGGAGGGAGCCGTGATCCCGAACTCGCTCAGGCCGGCGGTCCCAAAGGCGGGGAGTTGGCCGCAGCGCTCGACGCGGTCAGGGAAGCGACCGGAGTGGCGTTGACTGGTTTGTGA